From the genome of Geothrix sp. 21YS21S-4, one region includes:
- the rplO gene encoding 50S ribosomal protein L15: MKLNELKPAEGATKTRKRLGRGKGSGLGKTSGRGEKGQKSRSGYRSKRGFEGGQMPLVRRLPKRGFTNIFAPETKEITLSLISIHFKDGETVTLEALRAKKLVNSRVEKIVVLASGELTTKVNVVADRITKGAREAILAKGGTIQEPRAQESSAKSAE, translated from the coding sequence ATGAAGCTCAACGAACTCAAGCCCGCTGAGGGCGCCACCAAGACTCGGAAGCGCCTCGGGCGCGGCAAGGGCTCCGGCCTGGGCAAGACCTCCGGCCGCGGCGAAAAGGGCCAGAAGTCCCGCTCCGGCTACCGCAGCAAGCGCGGTTTCGAGGGCGGCCAGATGCCCCTCGTCCGTCGCCTGCCCAAGCGCGGCTTCACCAACATCTTCGCTCCCGAGACCAAGGAGATCACCCTCAGCCTCATCTCCATCCACTTCAAGGATGGGGAGACGGTCACCCTCGAGGCGCTCCGCGCCAAGAAGCTGGTGAACTCCCGCGTCGAGAAGATCGTGGTGCTGGCCAGCGGCGAACTCACCACCAAGGTGAACGTCGTGGCCGACCGGATTACCAAGGGCGCCCGTGAAGCCATCCTGGCCAAGGGCGGCACCATTCAGGAACCCCGCGCCCAGGAGTCCAGCGCGAAGTCGGCCGAGTAA
- the rpmJ gene encoding 50S ribosomal protein L36 has translation MKVRPSIKKLCEHCKVVRREGINRIICKKNPKHKQRQG, from the coding sequence ATGAAAGTTCGGCCCTCCATCAAGAAGCTGTGCGAGCACTGCAAAGTGGTCCGGCGCGAAGGCATCAACCGGATCATCTGCAAGAAGAACCCCAAGCACAAGCAGCGTCAGGGTTAA
- the rpsE gene encoding 30S ribosomal protein S5 yields the protein MATAELKDNKETRNSEAGEFKDQVIYVGRVTKVVKGGKNFSFSALVVVGDGNGKVGFGLGKALEVPSAIKKGIESAKRNMIRVPLTPNGSLPHPVTGIFGSGSVLLKPAPEGTGIIAGAAVRAIMEAAGVHNVMTKSLGSSNPHNVVRATFEGLKGLMDPYTVLTNRGLDQAEV from the coding sequence ATGGCGACTGCAGAGCTCAAGGACAACAAAGAAACCCGCAACTCCGAAGCCGGGGAATTCAAGGACCAGGTCATCTACGTGGGCCGCGTCACCAAGGTGGTAAAGGGGGGCAAGAACTTCTCCTTCTCCGCGCTGGTGGTCGTGGGCGACGGCAACGGCAAGGTCGGCTTCGGCCTCGGCAAGGCCCTCGAAGTGCCCTCCGCCATCAAGAAGGGCATCGAGAGCGCCAAGCGCAACATGATCAGGGTTCCCCTCACCCCGAACGGCAGCCTGCCGCACCCGGTGACGGGCATCTTCGGCTCCGGCAGCGTGCTGCTGAAGCCGGCCCCCGAGGGCACCGGCATCATCGCCGGCGCCGCGGTGCGCGCCATCATGGAGGCCGCCGGCGTCCACAACGTGATGACGAAGAGCCTGGGCTCCTCCAATCCCCACAACGTGGTTCGCGCCACGTTCGAGGGGCTGAAGGGCCTCATGGATCCCTACACGGTCCTGACCAACCGGGGCCTGGACCAGGCGGAGGTTTAA
- the rpsQ gene encoding 30S ribosomal protein S17 — translation MSLENKMIRNGVVVSNKADKTVVVKVERKFQHPLYHRTVKQTAKFMAHDETNACAIGDTVKIVETRPLSKRKRWMVLEIVQKAGE, via the coding sequence ATGAGCCTCGAAAACAAGATGATCCGCAACGGCGTCGTGGTCTCCAACAAGGCCGACAAGACCGTGGTGGTGAAGGTGGAGCGCAAGTTCCAGCACCCGCTCTACCACCGCACGGTCAAGCAGACCGCCAAGTTCATGGCTCACGACGAGACCAACGCCTGCGCCATCGGCGATACGGTCAAGATCGTGGAGACCCGCCCCCTTTCCAAGCGCAAGCGCTGGATGGTCCTCGAGATCGTCCAGAAGGCCGGCGAGTAA
- the secY gene encoding preprotein translocase subunit SecY — MSRLKNLFAIPELRKRLLFTLILLAIYRLGVHVSVPGVNAENLQAALRRGGGGLFDVVDLFSGGAFKKFSVFALGIAPYITASIVLQLMGAVVPYLENLQKKEGEAGRQKINQWTRYLTVLLAFVQGLGIASLAQSQNAPGLEVVTSSLSPTGFRLLAAFTLSVGTLFVMWIGEQITERGIGNGISLLIFAGIVAGLPQGVTTLSVMIAQSLRNAPNVPPPGIFILLIAAMIVVLLAVVMVENAYRRIPIHYARRADSAGMSSQRSSYMPLKLNTAGVMPVIFASSVIFFPATIAQFTRWEWLAKAAAYVSPQTHFWVYTPVFVSVVIFFAFFYTSIVFNPDETAENMKRSGGYIPGIRPGKETSVFMDGILSKLTFVGAIYLALVSLVPLLITNNIQGLNFYFGGTSLLIVVGVAMDSAAQLESLLVMRRYDGFLEKGRIRGRSARGGAA; from the coding sequence ATGAGTCGCCTCAAGAACCTCTTCGCCATTCCGGAGCTGCGCAAGCGGCTCCTCTTCACCCTGATCCTCCTGGCCATCTACCGGCTGGGCGTGCACGTCAGCGTGCCCGGGGTGAACGCCGAGAACCTGCAGGCGGCCCTCCGCCGCGGGGGCGGCGGGCTGTTCGACGTCGTCGATCTGTTCTCCGGCGGCGCGTTCAAGAAGTTCTCGGTCTTCGCCCTCGGCATCGCCCCCTACATCACGGCCAGCATCGTGCTGCAGTTGATGGGGGCGGTGGTGCCCTATCTGGAGAACCTCCAGAAGAAGGAAGGCGAGGCCGGCCGGCAGAAGATCAACCAGTGGACCCGCTACCTCACCGTGCTCCTGGCCTTCGTCCAGGGCCTTGGCATCGCGTCCCTGGCCCAGAGCCAGAACGCGCCTGGCCTCGAGGTGGTGACCAGTTCCCTCTCTCCGACGGGGTTCCGCCTCCTGGCGGCCTTCACCCTGTCCGTGGGCACGCTGTTCGTCATGTGGATCGGCGAGCAGATCACGGAACGGGGCATCGGGAACGGGATCTCCCTGCTGATCTTCGCGGGCATCGTGGCGGGCCTGCCCCAGGGCGTGACCACGCTGAGCGTGATGATCGCCCAGTCGCTCAGGAACGCCCCGAACGTTCCGCCTCCGGGCATCTTCATCCTGCTCATCGCGGCGATGATCGTGGTCCTGCTGGCGGTGGTGATGGTGGAGAACGCCTACCGGCGGATCCCCATCCACTACGCCCGCCGGGCGGATTCGGCCGGGATGTCCAGCCAGCGAAGCAGCTACATGCCCCTGAAGCTGAACACCGCCGGCGTGATGCCCGTCATCTTCGCCAGCTCGGTGATCTTCTTCCCGGCCACCATCGCCCAGTTCACGCGGTGGGAATGGCTGGCCAAGGCGGCCGCCTACGTGAGCCCCCAGACGCATTTCTGGGTCTACACGCCGGTCTTCGTGAGCGTGGTGATCTTCTTCGCCTTCTTCTACACCAGCATCGTGTTCAACCCCGATGAGACCGCCGAGAACATGAAGCGGTCCGGGGGCTACATTCCCGGCATCCGGCCGGGCAAGGAAACCAGCGTCTTCATGGACGGGATCCTGTCCAAGCTGACCTTCGTGGGCGCGATCTACCTCGCCCTGGTTTCCCTCGTGCCCCTGCTCATCACCAACAACATCCAGGGCCTCAACTTCTACTTCGGCGGCACCAGCCTGCTGATCGTGGTGGGCGTGGCCATGGACAGCGCGGCCCAGCTGGAAAGCCTGCTGGTCATGCGCCGCTACGACGGGTTCCTCGAGAAGGGCCGCATCCGCGGCCGCTCGGCCCGCGGAGGGGCGGCATGA
- the rpsD gene encoding 30S ribosomal protein S4 translates to MARYTDAVCRLCRREGMKLYLKGERCYKEKCSFETRKGKIPGQHGAGKIKKPTGYALQLREKQKVKRIYGVLEKQFRHYFEKADAKKGVTGHNLLGFLECRLDNVVYRLGFASSRATARQMVMHGHVQINGKRVDIPSFQVKPGQAVELGRRARENDGVKSSVETSAGRGIPKWLSLDAAAFKGQVLATPTREDITLDINEQLIVELYSK, encoded by the coding sequence ATGGCACGTTACACAGACGCCGTTTGCCGCCTCTGCCGCCGCGAGGGCATGAAGCTCTACCTCAAGGGCGAGCGCTGCTACAAGGAAAAGTGCTCGTTCGAGACCCGCAAGGGCAAGATCCCCGGCCAGCACGGCGCCGGCAAGATCAAGAAGCCCACGGGCTACGCCCTCCAGCTCCGCGAGAAGCAGAAGGTCAAGCGCATCTACGGTGTGCTTGAGAAGCAGTTCCGCCACTACTTCGAGAAGGCCGACGCCAAGAAGGGCGTCACCGGCCACAACCTGCTCGGGTTCCTCGAGTGCCGCCTGGACAACGTGGTCTACCGCCTGGGCTTCGCGTCCAGCCGCGCCACGGCCCGCCAGATGGTCATGCACGGCCACGTGCAGATCAACGGCAAGCGAGTGGACATCCCCTCCTTCCAGGTCAAGCCTGGGCAGGCGGTGGAGCTGGGTCGGCGCGCCCGCGAGAACGACGGGGTCAAGTCCTCCGTCGAGACCTCCGCCGGACGCGGCATTCCCAAGTGGCTTTCCCTGGACGCCGCCGCCTTCAAGGGTCAGGTGCTCGCCACCCCGACCCGCGAAGACATCACTCTGGACATCAACGAGCAGCTGATCGTTGAACTGTATTCCAAGTAA
- the rpmD gene encoding 50S ribosomal protein L30, with translation MSQFIGKQVVLTLKRSIICTTPKHRAFMQTLGLKRPGDTRECEYTPNVHGMVKLVPHLIDVKVKG, from the coding sequence ATGTCGCAGTTCATCGGCAAGCAGGTGGTGCTGACCCTCAAGCGCTCCATCATCTGCACCACTCCCAAGCACCGCGCCTTCATGCAGACCCTCGGTCTGAAGCGGCCCGGCGATACCCGCGAATGCGAATACACCCCCAACGTCCACGGGATGGTCAAGCTCGTTCCTCATCTCATCGACGTTAAGGTGAAGGGGTAG
- the rpsH gene encoding 30S ribosomal protein S8 yields MHTDPIADYLTRIRNGIMAGHDAVVVPASKIKAGLCGILKQEGYIHSYKQVEHEGREYLILNLKYVKDKENVIHGLRRVSRPGLRIYSGAQEIPDVNGGLGIAIVSTPKGLLTGKDAKKQNVGGEVLAHVW; encoded by the coding sequence ATGCATACCGATCCCATCGCTGACTACCTCACGCGCATTCGCAACGGCATCATGGCCGGTCACGATGCCGTCGTCGTCCCCGCGTCCAAGATCAAGGCCGGCCTCTGCGGCATCCTGAAGCAGGAGGGCTACATCCACTCCTACAAGCAGGTGGAGCACGAGGGCCGCGAGTACCTGATCCTCAACCTGAAGTACGTGAAGGACAAGGAGAACGTGATCCACGGCCTGCGCCGCGTGTCCCGTCCCGGCCTTCGCATCTACTCCGGCGCGCAGGAGATCCCCGACGTGAACGGGGGCCTCGGCATCGCCATCGTGTCCACCCCGAAGGGTCTCCTGACGGGCAAGGACGCCAAGAAGCAGAACGTCGGCGGCGAAGTCCTCGCCCACGTCTGGTAA
- the rplF gene encoding 50S ribosomal protein L6 has translation MSRIGKKPVTLPKGVKVTVTGSEAVVEGAKGKLTCPIPAGITLDVQADSVNLTRANDEAQTRAYHGLTRALLGNAVIGVTDGWKKELDIVGVGYKAAMDGAKLNLELGYSHPIKYEAPAGIQMAVEKTTHIVVTGIDRQLVGQVAADIRKFRKPEPYKGKGVMYTGEVIRRKAGKTGK, from the coding sequence ATGTCTCGAATCGGAAAGAAGCCCGTGACACTGCCCAAGGGCGTGAAGGTCACCGTCACCGGGTCCGAGGCCGTCGTCGAGGGCGCCAAGGGCAAGCTCACCTGCCCGATCCCCGCGGGGATCACGCTCGACGTCCAGGCCGACTCCGTGAACCTCACCCGCGCCAATGACGAAGCCCAGACCCGGGCCTACCACGGCCTCACCCGCGCCCTGCTCGGCAACGCCGTCATCGGCGTGACCGACGGCTGGAAGAAGGAACTGGACATCGTCGGCGTCGGCTACAAGGCCGCCATGGACGGGGCCAAGCTCAACCTCGAGCTGGGCTACAGCCACCCCATCAAGTACGAGGCGCCCGCCGGCATCCAGATGGCCGTCGAGAAGACCACCCACATCGTCGTGACCGGCATCGACCGGCAGCTGGTGGGCCAGGTCGCCGCCGACATCCGGAAGTTCCGCAAGCCCGAGCCGTACAAGGGCAAGGGCGTCATGTACACCGGCGAAGTCATCCGCCGCAAGGCCGGCAAGACCGGGAAGTAA
- the rpsM gene encoding 30S ribosomal protein S13 — translation MARISGIDLPIGKRIEIALTYIFGIGRAKAHSILTRAKVDFGTKVRDLTEDEVGRIRRVITAEETVEGDLRKNIALDIKRLMDIGCYRGLRHRKGLPVRGQRTHTNARTRKGKRRTVAGKKK, via the coding sequence ATGGCACGCATTTCAGGCATTGATCTGCCCATCGGCAAGCGCATCGAGATCGCGCTCACCTACATTTTCGGCATCGGCCGCGCCAAGGCGCACAGCATCCTGACCCGCGCGAAGGTTGACTTCGGCACCAAGGTTCGGGATCTGACCGAGGACGAAGTCGGCCGCATCCGCCGCGTCATCACCGCGGAAGAGACGGTGGAGGGCGACCTCCGCAAGAACATCGCGCTCGACATCAAGCGGCTCATGGACATCGGGTGCTACCGGGGCCTGCGCCACCGGAAGGGCCTGCCCGTCCGCGGTCAGCGCACGCATACCAACGCCCGCACCCGCAAGGGCAAGCGGCGCACCGTGGCCGGCAAGAAGAAGTAA
- the rplE gene encoding 50S ribosomal protein L5 has protein sequence MTATQGHAEPRVKARYHQEVVSKLTEEFAFSSAMQVPRLQKIVINMGVGDAIQNIKVLDVAVDELTAIAGQKAVVRKAKKSVAQFKLRAGMPIACMVTLRGPRMWEFFDRLVSLSLPRVRDFRGVPTKSFDGRGNYTLGLKDQLIFQEIDYSKVDKMKGMNITFVTTAANDAEARALLAHLGMPFRK, from the coding sequence ATGACTGCCACGCAAGGCCACGCGGAGCCCCGCGTCAAGGCTCGCTACCACCAGGAGGTGGTGTCGAAGCTCACGGAGGAATTCGCATTCTCCTCCGCCATGCAGGTTCCCCGCCTGCAGAAGATCGTCATCAACATGGGCGTCGGCGACGCCATCCAGAACATCAAGGTCCTGGATGTGGCCGTGGACGAGCTGACCGCCATCGCCGGCCAGAAGGCCGTCGTGCGCAAGGCCAAGAAGAGCGTCGCGCAGTTCAAGCTGCGCGCCGGGATGCCCATCGCCTGCATGGTGACCCTGCGCGGTCCCCGCATGTGGGAGTTCTTCGACCGCCTCGTCAGCCTTTCCCTTCCCCGCGTCCGCGACTTCCGCGGCGTGCCCACCAAGTCCTTCGACGGCCGCGGCAACTACACCCTCGGCCTCAAGGACCAGTTGATCTTCCAGGAGATCGACTACTCCAAGGTGGACAAGATGAAGGGCATGAACATCACGTTCGTGACCACCGCCGCCAACGACGCCGAAGCGCGGGCCCTGCTCGCCCACCTCGGTATGCCCTTCCGCAAATAG
- the rplX gene encoding 50S ribosomal protein L24: MEVTTTKMKLKKGDQVVVIAGKEKGKTGTITKVSPSTNRVVVAGLNVIKKATKPNPQTGEGGGIVEKESPIHASNVMLLDPTTGKGTRKRA; the protein is encoded by the coding sequence ATGGAAGTCACCACCACCAAGATGAAGCTCAAGAAGGGCGACCAGGTCGTCGTCATCGCCGGCAAGGAAAAGGGCAAGACCGGAACCATCACCAAGGTCAGCCCCTCCACCAACCGGGTGGTCGTGGCCGGGCTCAACGTGATCAAGAAGGCCACCAAGCCCAATCCCCAGACCGGCGAGGGCGGCGGAATCGTGGAGAAGGAATCCCCCATCCACGCCTCCAACGTCATGCTGCTCGACCCCACGACCGGCAAGGGCACCCGCAAGCGGGCGTAA
- the infA gene encoding translation initiation factor IF-1: protein MSKEEAIELEATVVEALPNAVFRVELENKHQVLAHISGKMRKNFIRILPGDRVLVEVTPYDLSRGRIIYRFK, encoded by the coding sequence TTGAGCAAAGAAGAAGCCATTGAGCTCGAAGCCACAGTGGTCGAGGCCTTGCCCAACGCCGTCTTCCGGGTCGAACTGGAGAACAAGCACCAGGTGCTGGCGCACATCAGCGGAAAGATGCGCAAGAACTTCATCCGCATCCTTCCCGGTGACCGGGTCCTCGTGGAAGTCACGCCCTACGACCTGTCCCGTGGCCGCATCATCTACCGATTCAAGTAA
- a CDS encoding type Z 30S ribosomal protein S14, whose amino-acid sequence MAKISKIVKDSRKPKFSTQHRNRCKCCGRPRGFMRKFELCRLCFRKFALNGELPGVQKSSW is encoded by the coding sequence ATGGCCAAGATTTCCAAGATCGTCAAGGATTCGCGCAAGCCGAAGTTCTCGACCCAGCACCGCAACCGCTGCAAGTGCTGCGGCCGGCCTCGGGGCTTCATGCGCAAGTTTGAACTCTGCCGTCTGTGCTTCCGCAAGTTCGCCCTCAACGGCGAGCTGCCGGGCGTCCAGAAGTCCAGCTGGTAA
- the rplN gene encoding 50S ribosomal protein L14, with product MIQMGTMLTVADNSGAKKICCILPLGGGVGKIAQLGDVITASVKEAIPGGTVKKKAVVQAVIVRQRKAYRRKDGSYIRFDENAAVIIKKDGEPVGTRVFGPVARELRERKYMKIVSLAPEVL from the coding sequence ATGATCCAGATGGGAACCATGCTCACCGTCGCCGACAATTCCGGCGCCAAGAAGATCTGCTGCATCCTGCCCCTGGGCGGGGGCGTCGGCAAGATCGCCCAGCTCGGCGACGTGATCACCGCCTCCGTCAAGGAAGCGATCCCCGGCGGCACCGTCAAGAAGAAGGCCGTGGTGCAGGCGGTGATCGTCCGCCAGCGCAAGGCCTACCGCCGCAAGGACGGCTCCTACATCCGCTTCGACGAGAACGCCGCCGTCATCATCAAGAAGGATGGCGAGCCCGTCGGGACCCGCGTCTTCGGCCCCGTGGCCCGCGAGCTCCGCGAGCGGAAGTACATGAAGATCGTCTCCCTCGCCCCTGAGGTGCTGTAA
- the rplR gene encoding 50S ribosomal protein L18, which produces MANDINIRRDKTKARIRGRVSGTPERPRLTIYKSLKRIYVQAVDDTKGITLASASSLEKDLRGSLKNGANIEAAKAVGASIAARLKEKGITSVVFDRNGYVYHGRVKALADSAREAGLQF; this is translated from the coding sequence ATGGCGAACGACATCAACATTCGACGTGACAAGACCAAGGCCCGCATCCGCGGCCGCGTGAGCGGCACCCCGGAGCGTCCCCGCCTCACCATCTACAAGAGCCTGAAGCGGATCTACGTGCAGGCGGTGGATGACACCAAGGGCATCACCCTGGCTTCCGCCAGCAGCCTGGAGAAGGATCTCCGCGGCTCGCTCAAGAACGGCGCCAACATCGAGGCCGCCAAGGCCGTCGGTGCGAGCATTGCCGCCCGCCTGAAGGAGAAGGGCATCACCTCCGTGGTGTTCGACCGGAACGGCTACGTCTACCACGGCCGCGTCAAGGCGCTGGCTGACAGCGCCCGCGAAGCCGGGCTCCAGTTCTAG
- a CDS encoding adenylate kinase, which translates to MSLTAHILLGAPGSGKGTQAKRLVETFSLTHLSTGDILRDAVSKGTEIGLRAKAIMAEGKLVDDDTVNGLVFARLLDESSDVLFDGYPRTLQQAQALEDFLSSKGMKVGHVVLVEVPQEVLEARVVGRRVCSSNACGAIYHLESKPPRQAGVCDVCGSPLKHRSDDTSEAFRSRMGEFNSTFQPLLGFYKHRPTFRSVDGNRAPELVFESLRHVFGERA; encoded by the coding sequence ATGAGCCTCACGGCGCACATCCTGCTCGGAGCCCCCGGCTCCGGCAAGGGCACCCAGGCCAAGCGCCTGGTGGAAACATTCTCTTTGACTCACCTGTCTACCGGTGACATTCTGAGAGATGCCGTCTCGAAAGGGACGGAGATCGGCCTGAGGGCGAAAGCCATCATGGCCGAGGGCAAACTGGTGGACGACGACACCGTCAACGGCCTGGTCTTCGCGCGGCTGCTGGACGAAAGCTCTGACGTGTTGTTCGACGGCTATCCCCGCACCCTGCAGCAAGCTCAGGCCCTGGAAGACTTCCTCTCCTCCAAGGGCATGAAGGTGGGTCACGTGGTGCTGGTCGAAGTCCCCCAGGAGGTGCTGGAAGCCCGCGTGGTGGGCCGGCGCGTCTGCAGCAGCAATGCCTGCGGCGCCATCTACCACCTGGAATCCAAGCCCCCCAGGCAGGCCGGTGTCTGCGACGTGTGCGGAAGTCCCCTGAAGCACCGTTCCGACGACACCTCCGAGGCCTTCCGGAGCCGGATGGGCGAGTTCAACTCGACCTTCCAGCCGCTCCTCGGCTTCTACAAGCATCGGCCGACCTTCCGGAGCGTGGATGGCAATCGCGCCCCGGAGCTGGTGTTTGAATCGCTGCGTCACGTCTTCGGAGAACGCGCTTGA
- a CDS encoding DNA-directed RNA polymerase subunit alpha, whose amino-acid sequence MLNLSDFQRPRFAEVTPGSLTDSYGEFVAYPFERGFATTVGHSLRRVLLSSIQGAAVTNVRIKGVMHEFTTLPGVWEDITHVLLNLKEVPFKLHSSEPQTVTISAKGEGAVTSAAIRCNQNVEVVDPNIHIATLGEEGELEVEMVVRMGRGFVTADRNHDESLGIGFIPMDANHSPIVRVNYIVEPARVGQSTDYEKLTLQVWTNGAVNPKEAVSDAALILRDHFLVFARQDEDFTEMEMGGATLGSEAANTWLGKSVEELELSVRANNCLRNANITTIGELVQRTEAELMKTKNFGKKSLQEIKDELARIGLSLGMRLEQEV is encoded by the coding sequence ATGCTGAACCTCAGCGATTTCCAGAGGCCGCGATTCGCGGAGGTGACCCCCGGGTCCCTCACGGACTCCTACGGAGAGTTCGTGGCCTACCCCTTCGAGCGTGGCTTCGCCACGACCGTCGGGCACAGCCTGCGCCGGGTGCTGCTCAGCAGCATCCAGGGCGCGGCTGTCACGAACGTCCGGATCAAGGGCGTCATGCACGAGTTCACGACCCTTCCCGGGGTCTGGGAGGACATCACCCACGTCCTCCTGAACCTCAAGGAAGTGCCCTTCAAGCTGCACAGCAGCGAGCCCCAGACGGTGACCATCTCCGCCAAGGGCGAGGGCGCGGTGACTTCCGCCGCCATCCGCTGCAACCAGAACGTGGAGGTCGTGGATCCCAACATCCACATCGCCACGCTCGGCGAAGAGGGCGAGCTGGAAGTCGAGATGGTGGTCCGCATGGGCCGCGGTTTCGTCACCGCGGACCGCAACCATGACGAGAGCCTGGGCATCGGCTTCATCCCCATGGACGCCAACCACAGCCCCATCGTCCGCGTGAACTACATCGTGGAGCCCGCCCGCGTGGGTCAGAGCACCGACTACGAGAAGCTCACGCTCCAGGTGTGGACCAACGGCGCCGTCAATCCCAAGGAAGCCGTCTCTGACGCGGCCCTCATCCTGCGCGACCACTTCCTCGTGTTCGCCCGCCAGGACGAGGACTTCACTGAGATGGAAATGGGCGGGGCGACCCTCGGCAGCGAGGCCGCCAACACCTGGCTCGGCAAGTCCGTCGAGGAGCTTGAGCTCTCCGTGCGGGCGAACAACTGCCTCCGCAACGCGAACATCACCACCATCGGCGAGCTGGTCCAGCGGACCGAGGCCGAGTTGATGAAAACCAAGAACTTCGGCAAGAAGTCGCTCCAGGAGATCAAGGACGAGCTCGCTCGCATCGGTCTCTCCCTCGGAATGCGGCTCGAGCAGGAAGTGTAA
- the rpsK gene encoding 30S ribosomal protein S11, which translates to MAKTQTRTAGKKVVKKKEKKNVPHGVAHVQASFNNTIISISDPMGNMLCWASSGNQNFRGTRKGTPFAAQVAAGIAAEAAKEQGVRSVDVRVKGPGAGRESAIRALNAAGIQVTSIRDVTPIPHNGCRPPKRRRV; encoded by the coding sequence ATGGCCAAGACCCAGACCCGGACCGCCGGCAAGAAGGTGGTCAAGAAGAAGGAAAAGAAGAACGTCCCCCACGGCGTGGCTCACGTCCAGGCGTCCTTCAACAACACGATCATCTCCATCTCTGATCCGATGGGGAACATGCTCTGCTGGGCTTCCAGCGGCAACCAGAACTTCCGCGGCACCCGCAAGGGCACGCCCTTCGCAGCCCAGGTGGCCGCCGGCATCGCCGCCGAAGCCGCCAAGGAGCAGGGCGTCCGCTCGGTCGACGTTCGCGTCAAGGGCCCCGGAGCCGGCCGTGAGAGCGCGATCCGCGCCCTCAACGCCGCCGGCATCCAGGTGACCAGTATCCGCGACGTCACCCCCATCCCCCACAACGGCTGCCGGCCGCCCAAGCGGCGCCGGGTTTAA
- the rplQ gene encoding 50S ribosomal protein L17 translates to MRHNVSGKRLGRTTNQRKALMKNLATALIQSERIETTLVKAKELRGFVEPFITLAKTDSVANRRLAMARLGSKDAVQKLFGADFRKRFENRPGGYTRILKMGHRLGDAADMALIEFVDYTLPEPKAEDAE, encoded by the coding sequence ATGCGTCACAACGTTTCCGGCAAGCGCCTGGGCCGCACCACCAACCAGCGCAAGGCCCTCATGAAGAACCTGGCGACCGCCCTGATCCAGAGCGAGCGCATCGAGACCACCCTGGTGAAGGCCAAGGAGCTTCGCGGCTTCGTGGAACCCTTCATCACCCTCGCGAAGACCGACAGCGTGGCCAATCGCCGCCTGGCGATGGCCCGCCTGGGAAGCAAGGACGCCGTCCAGAAGCTCTTCGGCGCCGACTTCCGCAAGCGCTTCGAAAACCGCCCCGGCGGCTACACCCGCATCCTCAAGATGGGCCACCGCCTCGGCGACGCGGCCGACATGGCCCTCATCGAGTTCGTGGACTACACCCTCCCCGAGCCCAAGGCCGAGGACGCGGAGTAG